A single genomic interval of Arachis duranensis cultivar V14167 chromosome 7, aradu.V14167.gnm2.J7QH, whole genome shotgun sequence harbors:
- the LOC107496232 gene encoding nudix hydrolase 2 isoform X1 yields the protein MMVALLILWLVVIHFDAVSSSSVHQNVSFSSSPLHSNLQFHLHVDTQQLQCFFTAPSILPPRNLLGSEPQPPAPGAGVFIPTTQSQKMGEGGIELLKAEEDKHGGVVVNVEVEDPIEPLNFSSWLQASISNWSQQGKKGVWIKLPIKHSNLVDTAVKAGFRYHHAEPDHLMLVYWIPHSPDTIPQNASHRVGIGAFVINNNREMLVVQETGGRFKGTGIWKMPTGTVNEGEDICAAAIREVKEETGIETEFVEILAFRQSHKSFFQKSDMFFVSMLRPLSFDIHSQASEIVASKWMPIEEYAAQSFVQEHDLFRFIAEICLSKLDGKYTGFSNLLTTTSSGKNTYLYFNGHDASNLVDSKNQQA from the exons ATGATGGTAGCTCTTTTAATATTGTGGTTGGTGGTCATTCATTTCGACGCTGTTTCATCTTCATCTGTTCACCAAAACGTGTCCTTCTCTTCCTCTCCCCTTCATTCTAATCTTCAATTTCATTTACACGTAGATACACAG CAACTTCAGTGCTTTTTCACCGCGCCTTCAATTCTTCCACCGAGGAACCTTCTTGGCTCTGAACCTCAACCACCAGCCCCCGGAGCAG GTGTGTTCATTCCAACAACACAATCTCAGAAAATGGGAGAAGGAGGCATTGAATTGCTTAAAGCAGAAGAGGATAAACACGGCGGAGTTGTTGTCAACGTGGAAGTGGAGGACCCTATAGAGCCTCTGAATTTCAGTTCTTGGTTGCAAGCTTCAATCTCGAATTGGAGCCAACAGGGAAAGAAGGGCGTGTGGATTAAGCTTCCCATAAAACATTCAAATCTTGTTGACACTGCGGTCAAGGCTGGATTCAGATACCACCATGCTGAACCAGATCACCTCATGCTTGTATACTGGATTCCTCATTCTCCTGATACCATCCCACAGAATGCTTCACACCGTGTTGGTATTGGTGCTTttgtcatcaacaacaacaggGAG ATGCTTGTGGTTCAAGAAACTGGTGGCAGATTCAAAGGCACCGGTATATGGAAGATGCCTACAGGAACTGTTAATGAA GGTGAGGACATATGTGCAGCTGCAATTAGAGAAGTGAAAGAAGAGACAGGG ATAGAGACAGAATTTGTCGAAATCTTAGCATTCAG GCAAAGCCACAAATCGTTCTTCCAAAAGTCAGATATGTTCTTTGTTTCCATGTTACGTCCTCTCTCCTTTGACATCCATAGTCAGGCTTCAGAAATTGTGGCATCTAAG TGGATGCCTATTGAAGAATATGCAGCCCAGTCTTTTGTGCAAGAACATGATCTCTTTCGCTTTATTGCAGAGATATGTTTATCAAAGTTGGATGGAAAGTACACTGGTTTTTCTAACCTGCTTACTACTACATCCTCCGGTAAAAATACCTATCTGTACTTCAATGGCCATGATGCTAGCAACTTGGTAGATTCCAAGAATCAGCAAGCTTGA
- the LOC107496232 gene encoding nudix hydrolase 2 isoform X4 has translation MMVALLILWLVVIHFDAVSSSSVHQNVSFSSSPLHSNLQFHLHVDTQQLQCFFTAPSILPPRNLLGSEPQPPAPGAGVFIPTTQSQKMGEGGIELLKAEEDKHGGVVVNVEVEDPIEPLNFSSWLQASISNWSQQGKKGVWIKLPIKHSNLVDTAVKAGFRYHHAEPDHLMLVYWIPHSPDTIPQNASHRVGIGAFVINNNREGEDICAAAIREVKEETGIETEFVEILAFRQSHKSFFQKSDMFFVSMLRPLSFDIHSQASEIVASKWMPIEEYAAQSFVQEHDLFRFIAEICLSKLDGKYTGFSNLLTTTSSGKNTYLYFNGHDASNLVDSKNQQA, from the exons ATGATGGTAGCTCTTTTAATATTGTGGTTGGTGGTCATTCATTTCGACGCTGTTTCATCTTCATCTGTTCACCAAAACGTGTCCTTCTCTTCCTCTCCCCTTCATTCTAATCTTCAATTTCATTTACACGTAGATACACAG CAACTTCAGTGCTTTTTCACCGCGCCTTCAATTCTTCCACCGAGGAACCTTCTTGGCTCTGAACCTCAACCACCAGCCCCCGGAGCAG GTGTGTTCATTCCAACAACACAATCTCAGAAAATGGGAGAAGGAGGCATTGAATTGCTTAAAGCAGAAGAGGATAAACACGGCGGAGTTGTTGTCAACGTGGAAGTGGAGGACCCTATAGAGCCTCTGAATTTCAGTTCTTGGTTGCAAGCTTCAATCTCGAATTGGAGCCAACAGGGAAAGAAGGGCGTGTGGATTAAGCTTCCCATAAAACATTCAAATCTTGTTGACACTGCGGTCAAGGCTGGATTCAGATACCACCATGCTGAACCAGATCACCTCATGCTTGTATACTGGATTCCTCATTCTCCTGATACCATCCCACAGAATGCTTCACACCGTGTTGGTATTGGTGCTTttgtcatcaacaacaacaggGAG GGTGAGGACATATGTGCAGCTGCAATTAGAGAAGTGAAAGAAGAGACAGGG ATAGAGACAGAATTTGTCGAAATCTTAGCATTCAG GCAAAGCCACAAATCGTTCTTCCAAAAGTCAGATATGTTCTTTGTTTCCATGTTACGTCCTCTCTCCTTTGACATCCATAGTCAGGCTTCAGAAATTGTGGCATCTAAG TGGATGCCTATTGAAGAATATGCAGCCCAGTCTTTTGTGCAAGAACATGATCTCTTTCGCTTTATTGCAGAGATATGTTTATCAAAGTTGGATGGAAAGTACACTGGTTTTTCTAACCTGCTTACTACTACATCCTCCGGTAAAAATACCTATCTGTACTTCAATGGCCATGATGCTAGCAACTTGGTAGATTCCAAGAATCAGCAAGCTTGA
- the LOC107496190 gene encoding fasciclin-like arabinogalactan protein 2: protein MEKQGRVFFFSLTVTVLLFSLLSSTANGHNITRILASHPSLSTFNHYLTLTHLAAEINRRQTITVLALDNSAMSSLLDKHLSIGTLKNVLSLHVLVDYFGAKKLHQITNGTTLVSSMFQATGTAAGTAGYVNITNLKGGKVGFASEDNDGLHSFYVKSVQEIPYNISILEISSALSSAEAEAPTAAPSQINIINIMSKQGCKSFADLLRPSKALPTFQDSVDGGLTVFCPTDTAVSGFMPKYKNLTDAQKISVLLYHGVPVYQSLQMLKSNNGVMNTLATEGANKFDFTVQNDGEDVKLETKVDTASIVGTLIDQDPFVAYKISKVLMPRELFKGIQEEESDAPAESPKASKKGKKKKASPAADAPADGPESDSEDQKAADDNAADSNAARFGMLFFSLIIANLVL from the coding sequence ATGgagaagcaaggaagagtgttcttcttctccctcaCAGTCACAGTGCTGCTCTTCTCCCTGCTTTCTTCGACGGCCAATGGCCACAACATCACACGCATTCTGGCATCCCACCCCAGCCTCTCCACATTCAACCACTACCTCACACTCACACACCTCGCCGCCGAGATCAACCGCCGCCAGACCATCACCGTCCTCGCCCTCGACAATTCCGCCATGTCCTCCCTCCTCGACAAGCACCTCTCCATCGGCACCCTCAAGAATGTCCTCTCCCTCCACGTCCTCGTCGACTACTTCGGCGCCAAGAAGCTCCACCAGATCACCAACGGCACCACCCTCGTCTCCTCCATGTTCCAGGCCACTGGCACTGCCGCCGGAACTGCCGGCTACGTCAACATCACCAACCTCAAGGGCGGTAAAGTAGGCTTCGCCTCCGAAGACAACGACGGACTCCACTCCTTCTACGTCAAGTCCGTCCAAGAAATCCCCTACAACATCTCCATCCTCGAAATCAGCAGCGCATTGAGCTCCGCCGAAGCAGAAGCACCCACCGCCGCCCCCAGCCAGATCAACATCATCAACATCATGTCCAAGCAAGGTTGCAAGTCATTCGCAGACTTGCTCAGACCTTCCAAGGCTCTTCCAACTTTTCAGGACAGCGTGGACGGTGGCTTGACCGTGTTCTGCCCCACGGACACCGCCGTCAGCGGTTTCATGCCCAAGTACAAGAACCTCACGGATGCGCAGAAGATATCGGTGCTGCTGTACCACGGAGTGCCCGTGTACCAGTCGCTGCAGATGCTGAAGTCAAACAACGGGGTTATGAACACTTTGGCGACAGAAGGAGCGAACAAGTTCGACTTCACGGTGCAGAATGACGGCGAAGATGTGAAGCTTGAGACCAAGGTTGATACGGCGAGCATAGTAGGGACACTGATTGACCAAGATCCCTTTGTTGCGTACAAGATCAGCAAGGTTCTGATGCCGAGGGAACTCTTCAAGGGGATTCAGGAGGAGGAGAGCGATGCGCCGGCAGAGTCCCCTAAGGCCTCCAAGAAgggcaagaagaagaaggcgTCGCCGGCGGCTGATGCCCCGGCAGATGGGCCAGAGTCCGATTCGGAAGATCAGAAGGCTGCCGATGATAACGCTGCTGACAGCAATGCTGCCAGATTCGGCATGCTGTTTTTCAGTTTAATTATTGCAAATTTGGTTctatag
- the LOC107496232 gene encoding nudix hydrolase 2 isoform X5: protein MKREKAFNFIDDGSSFNIVQLQCFFTAPSILPPRNLLGSEPQPPAPGAGVFIPTTQSQKMGEGGIELLKAEEDKHGGVVVNVEVEDPIEPLNFSSWLQASISNWSQQGKKGVWIKLPIKHSNLVDTAVKAGFRYHHAEPDHLMLVYWIPHSPDTIPQNASHRVGIGAFVINNNREMLVVQETGGRFKGTGIWKMPTGTVNEGEDICAAAIREVKEETGIETEFVEILAFRQSHKSFFQKSDMFFVSMLRPLSFDIHSQASEIVASKWMPIEEYAAQSFVQEHDLFRFIAEICLSKLDGKYTGFSNLLTTTSSGKNTYLYFNGHDASNLVDSKNQQA from the exons ATGAAACGGGAAAAGGCATTCAATTTCATTGATGATGGTAGCTCTTTTAATATTGTG CAACTTCAGTGCTTTTTCACCGCGCCTTCAATTCTTCCACCGAGGAACCTTCTTGGCTCTGAACCTCAACCACCAGCCCCCGGAGCAG GTGTGTTCATTCCAACAACACAATCTCAGAAAATGGGAGAAGGAGGCATTGAATTGCTTAAAGCAGAAGAGGATAAACACGGCGGAGTTGTTGTCAACGTGGAAGTGGAGGACCCTATAGAGCCTCTGAATTTCAGTTCTTGGTTGCAAGCTTCAATCTCGAATTGGAGCCAACAGGGAAAGAAGGGCGTGTGGATTAAGCTTCCCATAAAACATTCAAATCTTGTTGACACTGCGGTCAAGGCTGGATTCAGATACCACCATGCTGAACCAGATCACCTCATGCTTGTATACTGGATTCCTCATTCTCCTGATACCATCCCACAGAATGCTTCACACCGTGTTGGTATTGGTGCTTttgtcatcaacaacaacaggGAG ATGCTTGTGGTTCAAGAAACTGGTGGCAGATTCAAAGGCACCGGTATATGGAAGATGCCTACAGGAACTGTTAATGAA GGTGAGGACATATGTGCAGCTGCAATTAGAGAAGTGAAAGAAGAGACAGGG ATAGAGACAGAATTTGTCGAAATCTTAGCATTCAG GCAAAGCCACAAATCGTTCTTCCAAAAGTCAGATATGTTCTTTGTTTCCATGTTACGTCCTCTCTCCTTTGACATCCATAGTCAGGCTTCAGAAATTGTGGCATCTAAG TGGATGCCTATTGAAGAATATGCAGCCCAGTCTTTTGTGCAAGAACATGATCTCTTTCGCTTTATTGCAGAGATATGTTTATCAAAGTTGGATGGAAAGTACACTGGTTTTTCTAACCTGCTTACTACTACATCCTCCGGTAAAAATACCTATCTGTACTTCAATGGCCATGATGCTAGCAACTTGGTAGATTCCAAGAATCAGCAAGCTTGA
- the LOC107496232 gene encoding nudix hydrolase 2 isoform X2 encodes MMVALLILWLVVIHFDAVSSSSVHQNVSFSSSPLHSNLQFHLHQLQCFFTAPSILPPRNLLGSEPQPPAPGAGVFIPTTQSQKMGEGGIELLKAEEDKHGGVVVNVEVEDPIEPLNFSSWLQASISNWSQQGKKGVWIKLPIKHSNLVDTAVKAGFRYHHAEPDHLMLVYWIPHSPDTIPQNASHRVGIGAFVINNNREMLVVQETGGRFKGTGIWKMPTGTVNEGEDICAAAIREVKEETGIETEFVEILAFRQSHKSFFQKSDMFFVSMLRPLSFDIHSQASEIVASKWMPIEEYAAQSFVQEHDLFRFIAEICLSKLDGKYTGFSNLLTTTSSGKNTYLYFNGHDASNLVDSKNQQA; translated from the exons ATGATGGTAGCTCTTTTAATATTGTGGTTGGTGGTCATTCATTTCGACGCTGTTTCATCTTCATCTGTTCACCAAAACGTGTCCTTCTCTTCCTCTCCCCTTCATTCTAATCTTCAATTTCATTTACAC CAACTTCAGTGCTTTTTCACCGCGCCTTCAATTCTTCCACCGAGGAACCTTCTTGGCTCTGAACCTCAACCACCAGCCCCCGGAGCAG GTGTGTTCATTCCAACAACACAATCTCAGAAAATGGGAGAAGGAGGCATTGAATTGCTTAAAGCAGAAGAGGATAAACACGGCGGAGTTGTTGTCAACGTGGAAGTGGAGGACCCTATAGAGCCTCTGAATTTCAGTTCTTGGTTGCAAGCTTCAATCTCGAATTGGAGCCAACAGGGAAAGAAGGGCGTGTGGATTAAGCTTCCCATAAAACATTCAAATCTTGTTGACACTGCGGTCAAGGCTGGATTCAGATACCACCATGCTGAACCAGATCACCTCATGCTTGTATACTGGATTCCTCATTCTCCTGATACCATCCCACAGAATGCTTCACACCGTGTTGGTATTGGTGCTTttgtcatcaacaacaacaggGAG ATGCTTGTGGTTCAAGAAACTGGTGGCAGATTCAAAGGCACCGGTATATGGAAGATGCCTACAGGAACTGTTAATGAA GGTGAGGACATATGTGCAGCTGCAATTAGAGAAGTGAAAGAAGAGACAGGG ATAGAGACAGAATTTGTCGAAATCTTAGCATTCAG GCAAAGCCACAAATCGTTCTTCCAAAAGTCAGATATGTTCTTTGTTTCCATGTTACGTCCTCTCTCCTTTGACATCCATAGTCAGGCTTCAGAAATTGTGGCATCTAAG TGGATGCCTATTGAAGAATATGCAGCCCAGTCTTTTGTGCAAGAACATGATCTCTTTCGCTTTATTGCAGAGATATGTTTATCAAAGTTGGATGGAAAGTACACTGGTTTTTCTAACCTGCTTACTACTACATCCTCCGGTAAAAATACCTATCTGTACTTCAATGGCCATGATGCTAGCAACTTGGTAGATTCCAAGAATCAGCAAGCTTGA
- the LOC107496232 gene encoding nudix hydrolase 2 isoform X3, whose product MMVALLILWLVVIHFDAVSSSSVHQNQLQCFFTAPSILPPRNLLGSEPQPPAPGAGVFIPTTQSQKMGEGGIELLKAEEDKHGGVVVNVEVEDPIEPLNFSSWLQASISNWSQQGKKGVWIKLPIKHSNLVDTAVKAGFRYHHAEPDHLMLVYWIPHSPDTIPQNASHRVGIGAFVINNNREMLVVQETGGRFKGTGIWKMPTGTVNEGEDICAAAIREVKEETGIETEFVEILAFRQSHKSFFQKSDMFFVSMLRPLSFDIHSQASEIVASKWMPIEEYAAQSFVQEHDLFRFIAEICLSKLDGKYTGFSNLLTTTSSGKNTYLYFNGHDASNLVDSKNQQA is encoded by the exons ATGATGGTAGCTCTTTTAATATTGTGGTTGGTGGTCATTCATTTCGACGCTGTTTCATCTTCATCTGTTCACCAAAAC CAACTTCAGTGCTTTTTCACCGCGCCTTCAATTCTTCCACCGAGGAACCTTCTTGGCTCTGAACCTCAACCACCAGCCCCCGGAGCAG GTGTGTTCATTCCAACAACACAATCTCAGAAAATGGGAGAAGGAGGCATTGAATTGCTTAAAGCAGAAGAGGATAAACACGGCGGAGTTGTTGTCAACGTGGAAGTGGAGGACCCTATAGAGCCTCTGAATTTCAGTTCTTGGTTGCAAGCTTCAATCTCGAATTGGAGCCAACAGGGAAAGAAGGGCGTGTGGATTAAGCTTCCCATAAAACATTCAAATCTTGTTGACACTGCGGTCAAGGCTGGATTCAGATACCACCATGCTGAACCAGATCACCTCATGCTTGTATACTGGATTCCTCATTCTCCTGATACCATCCCACAGAATGCTTCACACCGTGTTGGTATTGGTGCTTttgtcatcaacaacaacaggGAG ATGCTTGTGGTTCAAGAAACTGGTGGCAGATTCAAAGGCACCGGTATATGGAAGATGCCTACAGGAACTGTTAATGAA GGTGAGGACATATGTGCAGCTGCAATTAGAGAAGTGAAAGAAGAGACAGGG ATAGAGACAGAATTTGTCGAAATCTTAGCATTCAG GCAAAGCCACAAATCGTTCTTCCAAAAGTCAGATATGTTCTTTGTTTCCATGTTACGTCCTCTCTCCTTTGACATCCATAGTCAGGCTTCAGAAATTGTGGCATCTAAG TGGATGCCTATTGAAGAATATGCAGCCCAGTCTTTTGTGCAAGAACATGATCTCTTTCGCTTTATTGCAGAGATATGTTTATCAAAGTTGGATGGAAAGTACACTGGTTTTTCTAACCTGCTTACTACTACATCCTCCGGTAAAAATACCTATCTGTACTTCAATGGCCATGATGCTAGCAACTTGGTAGATTCCAAGAATCAGCAAGCTTGA